A window from Chryseobacterium vaccae encodes these proteins:
- a CDS encoding PLP-dependent cysteine synthase family protein — translation MKYAKNILETIGNTPLVKLNKVLGEDFPALVLAKVETFNPGNSVKDRMALKMIEDAEKDGRLKPGGTIIEGTSGNTGMGLALAAIIKGYKCIFVTNSKQSKEKCDILRAVGAEVIVCPTDVKPTDPRSYYSVSKRLAKETENGWYVNQYDNLSNRAAHYESTAPEIWEQTEGKLTHFVVGAGTGGTITGCGTFFKEKNPDIKVIGVDTYGSILKEFHETGELHYDHAYTYITEGIGEDIIPENYDMSVIDHFEKVTDKDGAIYARKLAKEEGIFCGYSAGSAIASLIQMKDQFTKDDVIVVLLHDHGSRYVGKIYNDEWMKEMGWLE, via the coding sequence ATGAAATACGCAAAAAATATCCTTGAAACTATCGGAAATACTCCTCTTGTAAAGCTTAATAAAGTTTTAGGTGAAGATTTTCCGGCTTTAGTTTTGGCAAAAGTTGAGACCTTCAATCCTGGAAACTCAGTGAAGGACAGAATGGCTCTTAAAATGATTGAAGATGCCGAAAAAGACGGAAGATTAAAACCCGGCGGAACCATTATTGAAGGAACTTCCGGAAATACAGGAATGGGACTGGCTCTTGCCGCTATTATCAAAGGTTACAAATGTATTTTTGTAACGAATTCCAAGCAGTCAAAAGAAAAATGTGATATTCTACGTGCTGTAGGAGCAGAAGTAATTGTTTGTCCTACCGATGTAAAACCTACGGATCCTCGTTCTTATTATTCCGTTTCCAAAAGACTGGCTAAGGAAACAGAAAACGGATGGTATGTAAACCAATATGATAATTTATCCAACAGAGCAGCTCACTATGAGTCTACTGCTCCTGAAATCTGGGAACAGACGGAAGGAAAACTAACTCATTTTGTAGTAGGTGCAGGAACAGGAGGTACTATTACAGGATGCGGAACTTTCTTCAAGGAGAAAAATCCTGATATCAAAGTAATCGGTGTGGATACTTACGGTTCTATCCTGAAAGAATTCCATGAAACAGGGGAACTTCACTACGATCATGCTTATACTTACATCACAGAAGGGATTGGGGAAGATATTATTCCTGAGAACTATGATATGTCTGTTATTGATCATTTTGAAAAGGTAACTGATAAAGACGGTGCCATCTATGCAAGAAAGCTTGCTAAGGAGGAAGGAATTTTCTGCGGATATTCTGCAGGAAGTGCGATTGCTTCTCTTATACAAATGAAAGATCAGTTTACCAAAGACGATGTTATTGTTGTGCTTCTTCATGACCACGGTTCAAGATATGTAGGAAAGATCTACAATGATGAGTGGATGAAAGAGATGGGATGGCTGGAATAA
- a CDS encoding ABC transporter permease → MKFPLYFSRKIAFSKDNKNNLSRVIIFIGRLSVALGIIVSLITVATGFGSKKAIKERLADFSGHITLRSTRSNSSYNTSILDNQGLNIQKIKELPDVESVQKYATVTGIMRNEHSFAGIIFKGVGKDFDSLRFKKFLIAGTTPTVTEKGFNNDVTISQKVANDLHLKVNDSIVTIFSKADQKPIYRKFRIIGIYKTDIKMIDDQFVIGGINHVRRIQEMKPDEVGGIDIFLKNVNDIDKDFPEIEKLIGYKNYAEKATEKYPQINDWISIFDTNIALIIIIMLVVVVINIIMVLLILIIERTNSIGLLKTLGASNAQIRATFINYTLIIMIPGLLYGNAIGLGLILIQKFFGVIKLNPENYYVSTVPVDLNPIAIISISLGILLISGLALIIPSYLISKISPVKVIKYN, encoded by the coding sequence TTGAAATTTCCTTTATATTTCTCTAGAAAAATAGCGTTTTCCAAAGATAACAAAAATAACCTATCAAGGGTTATCATCTTCATCGGCAGGCTTTCTGTAGCTTTGGGAATCATTGTTTCTTTAATTACCGTAGCTACCGGTTTCGGTTCAAAGAAAGCCATTAAAGAGAGACTGGCAGATTTCAGCGGCCATATTACTTTGCGGTCTACAAGATCAAATTCCTCTTATAACACCTCTATTTTAGATAATCAGGGACTTAATATTCAAAAGATCAAGGAGCTTCCCGATGTGGAAAGCGTTCAGAAATATGCTACGGTTACCGGAATTATGCGGAACGAGCATAGTTTTGCAGGAATCATTTTTAAAGGAGTCGGCAAAGATTTTGACAGCCTGAGATTTAAAAAATTCCTTATAGCCGGAACAACTCCAACGGTAACGGAAAAAGGCTTCAACAATGATGTTACCATATCACAAAAAGTTGCGAATGACCTTCACCTTAAAGTGAACGACAGTATCGTAACTATATTTTCAAAAGCGGATCAGAAACCAATCTATCGTAAATTCAGAATTATCGGAATTTACAAAACTGACATAAAAATGATTGATGATCAGTTCGTTATTGGAGGAATCAATCACGTTCGAAGAATACAGGAAATGAAACCGGATGAAGTGGGCGGAATTGATATTTTCCTGAAAAACGTCAATGATATTGATAAAGATTTTCCGGAGATTGAAAAGCTTATCGGCTATAAAAATTATGCAGAAAAAGCAACTGAGAAATACCCTCAGATCAATGACTGGATCAGTATATTTGATACGAATATTGCCCTTATCATTATCATTATGCTCGTGGTAGTGGTGATCAACATCATCATGGTTCTTTTAATTTTGATCATCGAAAGGACCAATTCAATCGGGCTTCTTAAAACACTGGGAGCGAGCAATGCTCAGATCAGAGCAACCTTCATCAATTACACCCTGATTATTATGATTCCAGGACTTCTCTATGGAAATGCCATTGGTCTTGGACTTATTCTGATTCAGAAATTTTTTGGGGTAATCAAGCTTAATCCTGAGAATTATTATGTAAGCACGGTTCCGGTAGATCTTAACCCTATCGCCATTATCTCCATTTCATTAGGAATTCTTCTTATTTCCGGACTGGCTCTGATTATTCCGAGTTATCTGATCAGTAAGATTTCACCAGTGAAAGTGATTAAATATAATTAA
- a CDS encoding exo-beta-N-acetylmuramidase NamZ family protein, protein MNLDFKIKNLLLICLIFLGVFNQYYSQSQDQTDFKTGADQPEVYLPLLKNKTIGVVTNQTGLMSDRTHVVDFLVKNNIKIKTIFAPEHGFRGDADAGEKVKNGVDVKTGIPIISLYGNNKKPKPEQLKGIDVVVFDIQDVGVRFYTYISTLAYLMEAGAENNVEVMVLDRPNPHDGYTDGPVLRKKWSSFVGMHEVPVVYGLTIGEYGKMVNGESWLKNGVQAKYTLIPMKNYHKKQRYPILDKPSPNLPNDQSINLYPSLCFFEGTQVSAGRGTDLPFQVYGSPWTPELPYQFTPKPNFGAKDPFLNGKLCYGENLSEYPKDLRELNLEWLMKAYKNYKNPQQNFFLENLFFDKLAGTDEFRKQIIAGKSIQEIKASWKNDLEKFEKIRTKYVVYQD, encoded by the coding sequence ATGAATTTAGATTTCAAAATTAAAAATTTACTTCTGATTTGCCTAATTTTTTTGGGAGTATTCAATCAATATTATTCTCAGAGCCAAGATCAAACAGATTTTAAAACAGGGGCCGATCAGCCGGAAGTTTATCTGCCGTTACTGAAAAATAAAACGATTGGTGTTGTGACGAATCAGACTGGACTGATGAGCGACAGAACCCATGTCGTAGATTTTCTGGTTAAAAATAATATTAAAATCAAAACGATTTTTGCACCGGAACATGGTTTCAGAGGAGATGCAGATGCCGGAGAAAAAGTAAAAAACGGAGTAGATGTGAAAACCGGAATTCCCATCATTTCTTTATATGGAAACAACAAGAAACCTAAACCTGAACAGTTGAAAGGAATTGATGTTGTTGTGTTTGATATCCAGGATGTTGGGGTGAGGTTTTACACTTATATTTCTACATTAGCCTACCTCATGGAAGCCGGAGCTGAAAATAATGTTGAGGTCATGGTACTGGATCGTCCCAATCCTCATGACGGGTATACAGACGGGCCTGTCTTAAGAAAAAAATGGTCAAGTTTTGTAGGAATGCACGAAGTTCCTGTAGTATATGGGCTGACGATAGGAGAATACGGTAAAATGGTAAATGGTGAAAGCTGGCTGAAAAATGGAGTTCAGGCAAAATACACCCTGATCCCGATGAAAAATTATCATAAAAAACAGCGGTATCCTATTTTAGATAAGCCTTCTCCCAACCTTCCGAATGATCAATCAATCAATCTGTACCCAAGCTTATGCTTTTTTGAAGGAACCCAGGTTTCTGCAGGAAGAGGAACAGATCTGCCGTTTCAGGTATACGGATCTCCGTGGACGCCGGAACTGCCTTATCAGTTTACTCCAAAACCTAATTTCGGGGCAAAAGATCCCTTCCTGAATGGGAAACTCTGCTATGGGGAAAACCTTTCAGAATACCCGAAAGATCTTCGGGAACTTAATCTCGAATGGCTTATGAAAGCTTATAAAAATTATAAAAATCCACAGCAGAATTTCTTTCTTGAAAATTTGTTTTTTGATAAACTGGCGGGAACAGATGAGTTCAGAAAACAGATTATTGCCGGAAAATCAATTCAGGAAATCAAAGCCTCCTGGAAAAATGATCTGGAAAAATTTGAAAAAATCCGTACCAAATATGTGGTGTATCAGGATTAA
- a CDS encoding DUF3575 domain-containing protein — MMKQKFLAGLFAILSIGTLSAQEQEPEQEKKLYLKGNAVLIPIGVINIAAEKQLSEKYTLQGDVLVSPWKSFAGHELQYYSVSVEGRYYFNKAFNHWYIGANIAASAFVLQKWDYWNDNLYGNERGETFIRSNMYQKGYSLIFGITGGYQFQLSDRWNMDIYAGIGTSQDFYKGYDRESGKRYDMAQKYNKSGEIIPYRGGVMISYQIK, encoded by the coding sequence ATGATGAAACAAAAATTTCTCGCCGGACTCTTTGCAATCCTGTCTATAGGAACATTATCAGCCCAGGAGCAGGAACCCGAACAGGAAAAGAAATTATATCTGAAAGGCAATGCCGTTCTTATTCCTATTGGTGTAATTAATATTGCCGCAGAGAAACAGCTGAGTGAAAAATATACGCTTCAGGGAGATGTTCTTGTCTCTCCATGGAAATCATTTGCAGGACATGAACTGCAGTATTATTCTGTTTCGGTAGAAGGAAGATATTATTTTAACAAAGCTTTCAACCATTGGTATATAGGAGCTAACATTGCTGCATCAGCATTTGTTCTGCAGAAATGGGATTATTGGAATGATAATCTGTATGGTAATGAAAGAGGGGAAACTTTCATTAGATCAAATATGTATCAAAAGGGATATTCTCTTATATTTGGTATTACAGGAGGATACCAATTTCAATTATCCGACCGCTGGAACATGGACATCTATGCAGGTATAGGTACCTCTCAGGATTTCTACAAAGGATACGACCGTGAAAGTGGCAAACGCTACGATATGGCTCAAAAATATAATAAAAGTGGCGAGATCATCCCTTATAGAGGAGGTGTTATGATTTCTTACCAGATAAAATAA
- a CDS encoding thioredoxin family protein yields the protein MKKLISGIFVFCSVIILAQEAIQFQELPFKDIIAKAKKEKKLVFIDAYAAWCGPCKMMEKNVFTQKSVGDYYNANFINARFDMEKGEGREIAAKFGVRSYPTYLFLNGEGELVSQNSGYMEEGLFVAMAQDINSPSNKKGSLKERFAKGEKDPAFLINIMKLNSSSDYDFAKKASERYFENKKATEELSKEEIGFLLFFLKSTEDSNYKTFSSRKSDIVKYLPEDTYKEFDSQLKLSKILAQSIDDKNKKINEDFFMKSAEPLVGKELALSKLNQTKLSYYEQHANYPEFEKAAMDYYKNSDAYDPNELLRAAWVFSDHIKTPSSLKKATEWAEKSVMRGETSENTYILAKLYFLTGNKQLAKTYATMSKNIAIQSHKDYNLADELLNQLK from the coding sequence ATGAAGAAACTGATCTCCGGAATATTTGTTTTTTGTTCTGTCATTATACTGGCTCAGGAAGCCATCCAGTTTCAGGAATTACCGTTTAAAGATATTATAGCCAAGGCCAAAAAAGAAAAAAAACTGGTCTTTATAGATGCTTATGCGGCCTGGTGCGGACCCTGCAAGATGATGGAGAAAAATGTTTTTACCCAAAAATCTGTCGGAGATTATTATAATGCCAATTTCATTAATGCCAGATTCGATATGGAGAAGGGAGAAGGCAGGGAAATCGCGGCTAAATTTGGAGTACGTTCCTATCCTACTTACCTTTTTTTAAATGGAGAAGGTGAACTGGTTTCTCAGAATTCCGGCTACATGGAAGAAGGTCTTTTTGTAGCTATGGCTCAGGATATCAACTCTCCTTCCAACAAAAAGGGTTCTTTAAAAGAACGTTTTGCCAAAGGTGAAAAAGATCCTGCATTTCTGATCAATATTATGAAGCTGAACTCTAGCTCTGATTATGATTTCGCTAAAAAAGCATCTGAAAGATATTTTGAAAATAAAAAAGCTACAGAAGAACTTTCCAAAGAAGAAATAGGTTTTCTTCTGTTTTTTCTGAAGTCTACTGAAGACAGCAACTATAAAACATTTTCATCAAGAAAATCCGATATTGTAAAATACCTTCCGGAAGATACCTACAAAGAATTCGACAGCCAACTAAAACTCTCGAAAATCTTAGCACAATCCATCGATGATAAAAATAAAAAGATCAACGAGGATTTTTTCATGAAATCTGCTGAACCGTTGGTAGGAAAAGAGCTTGCTCTGTCTAAGCTTAACCAGACTAAGCTAAGCTATTATGAGCAGCATGCCAACTATCCTGAGTTTGAAAAAGCTGCTATGGATTATTACAAAAATTCTGATGCCTATGATCCCAATGAGCTTCTAAGAGCTGCGTGGGTATTCAGTGATCACATAAAAACGCCATCATCATTAAAGAAAGCCACAGAATGGGCTGAGAAATCTGTAATGCGGGGCGAAACCTCTGAAAACACTTATATTCTGGCCAAACTCTACTTCCTGACCGGAAATAAACAGTTGGCCAAGACGTATGCAACCATGTCAAAGAATATAGCCATTCAATCCCATAAAGACTATAACCTTGCAGATGAATTACTAAATCAACTAAAATAA
- a CDS encoding alpha/beta hydrolase, protein MENKNVTIVLVHGAWGDGSHWRHVIENLHHEGYTVRSVQNPLTSMEDDIQKTKDLIDLQEGKVILVGHSYGGAVISGAGHHDKVAGLVYIAAFAPDKGESLGGIFGRRDQPSGAANIVPDAKGFLWIKYDKFHESFAQDLNPEDSVVMSLSQKPIHGSIFAAEAGEPAWKTKPSWYQVSDNDRMIPPETEKEMAERMNPKKIIHLDASHASLATHPKEITELIKEAVNAVS, encoded by the coding sequence ATGGAAAATAAAAATGTTACGATCGTTTTAGTTCACGGAGCATGGGGGGATGGCTCACACTGGAGACATGTTATTGAAAACCTTCACCATGAAGGATATACCGTAAGAAGCGTACAGAATCCTTTAACGTCTATGGAAGACGATATTCAGAAAACAAAGGACCTGATTGACCTGCAGGAAGGCAAAGTTATTTTGGTAGGACATTCCTATGGAGGAGCTGTAATTTCCGGTGCCGGTCATCATGATAAAGTAGCAGGACTTGTTTATATTGCAGCTTTTGCACCTGATAAAGGCGAAAGTCTGGGAGGAATTTTCGGACGCAGGGATCAACCTTCAGGAGCAGCCAATATTGTTCCGGATGCCAAAGGGTTTTTATGGATAAAATATGACAAATTCCATGAAAGTTTTGCGCAGGACTTAAATCCTGAAGATTCTGTTGTAATGTCTTTATCTCAAAAGCCTATCCACGGGAGTATTTTTGCTGCAGAAGCCGGAGAACCTGCCTGGAAAACCAAACCTAGCTGGTATCAGGTATCAGATAATGACCGTATGATCCCTCCTGAAACAGAAAAAGAAATGGCAGAAAGAATGAATCCGAAAAAAATCATTCATCTGGATGCCAGCCATGCCTCATTAGCGACTCATCCCAAGGAAATTACAGAACTGATCAAAGAAGCAGTTAATGCAGTTTCTTGA
- a CDS encoding Crp/Fnr family transcriptional regulator, whose product MKNILNEYATYGPLFLVDEAHYEEFCGYLQEAVYKKSDFFLQEGDECQYLGFLKTGFMRTFYLNENGEDVNFTFHFDNYFFTDYESILCSTRSKMNIKAVRDSEVLLLHKDDLQKLYQKDAYWQEFGRKMTEVIYLNAKKRIEELLYYSPEKRYHRLLTENPKIFQLVAQKHIASYLGIKPQSLSRIRNRTLKR is encoded by the coding sequence ATGAAAAATATCCTCAACGAATACGCTACATATGGTCCTCTGTTTTTGGTTGACGAAGCCCATTATGAAGAATTCTGTGGTTATCTGCAGGAAGCAGTTTATAAAAAATCAGATTTTTTCCTGCAGGAGGGTGATGAATGTCAATATTTAGGTTTTTTAAAAACCGGATTTATGAGAACCTTTTACCTCAATGAAAATGGTGAGGACGTTAATTTCACGTTTCATTTTGACAATTACTTTTTTACGGATTATGAAAGTATTCTTTGCAGCACCCGTTCAAAAATGAATATCAAAGCGGTAAGAGATTCAGAGGTTCTGCTGCTTCATAAAGATGATCTTCAGAAACTGTATCAGAAAGATGCCTACTGGCAGGAGTTCGGAAGAAAAATGACAGAAGTTATTTATCTGAACGCCAAAAAAAGAATTGAAGAGCTTCTCTATTATTCACCTGAAAAAAGATACCACAGACTTCTCACCGAAAACCCAAAAATTTTTCAGCTGGTTGCCCAGAAACATATTGCCAGTTATCTAGGGATAAAACCTCAGTCTTTAAGCCGAATCCGGAACCGGACTTTAAAACGTTAA
- a CDS encoding GNAT family N-acetyltransferase — protein MTKEQKYIFTSTRLGFRNWEEKDVEELYKINSDSRVMEFFPTLLTKNQTIEFIEKMKIQFKKNGFCYFAVEKLENKEFIGFIGLSEQNYEADFTQCIDIGWRIKCNEWNQGFATEGAKRCLEYAEKNLNIDKVYSIAPKINIKSEAVMKKIGLEKVKEFEHPLLRDDERLKTCILYQSK, from the coding sequence ATGACAAAAGAACAGAAATATATATTCACTTCTACCCGACTTGGTTTTAGAAATTGGGAAGAAAAAGATGTAGAAGAATTATATAAAATAAATTCAGATTCAAGAGTTATGGAATTTTTTCCTACTCTTTTAACTAAAAATCAAACAATTGAATTTATTGAAAAAATGAAAATTCAATTCAAAAAAAATGGATTTTGCTATTTTGCTGTTGAAAAATTAGAAAACAAAGAATTTATTGGTTTTATAGGACTTAGTGAGCAAAATTATGAGGCAGATTTTACTCAGTGTATTGATATTGGCTGGAGAATAAAATGTAATGAATGGAATCAAGGGTTTGCAACAGAGGGAGCAAAAAGATGTTTAGAATATGCTGAAAAAAATTTAAATATTGATAAAGTTTATTCAATTGCTCCTAAAATTAATATAAAATCAGAGGCCGTAATGAAAAAAATTGGATTGGAGAAAGTGAAAGAATTTGAACATCCGTTATTAAGAGATGATGAAAGGTTAAAAACTTGTATTTTGTATCAAAGTAAATAA
- a CDS encoding histidine kinase codes for MQKKLNINFKQALSQKSVYIAVLSACIIAVTALAVLSFLITRDSRKNTEDFARKTFVRKYESVENEFKNIEDYQYLLRALIQKDGLKNYKDYSSVLNDLNKKRNLLAYSWYYYDNNSTGKPETNSPLTDIFRKADNADRSITIKNNRPGHFKDLLVTRKDSMYWISYDSLALTGKNRLYYGSAVSLDDLHQYFINVDKNSNTYAYVFTKEGICITHPEKKYLGKSIFEFTDIKPKDTLCSTAKSGYTQGTAISEYLGVEVTRFIKPLKTDNFEGYTVVNHVNFIIDENIYKVKAYTTYIFLAALFLIVTVFILFQRSVRIAYKEKEKIQSEKNLLLIENEKMHKAEVLNQLRQLKNNINPHFLFNSLNSLYMLIGINKDSAQKFTMNLSRIYRYLIVPPKENRVPVEQEINFIRQYMELLKSRFEEELTFELKINAPESLEKKIPYLSLQIVTENAIKHNIATIDHPLEIMIIVEEEAVIVKNTWQPKTEPVEGEKFGIDYLNQIYDYFRINSLNISVDGEYFVCFLPLMK; via the coding sequence ATGCAGAAGAAATTGAACATTAACTTTAAACAAGCGCTCTCTCAAAAATCAGTTTACATCGCGGTATTGTCAGCCTGTATTATTGCGGTAACAGCTCTTGCTGTTCTCAGCTTTTTAATTACCAGAGATAGCCGGAAAAATACTGAAGATTTTGCCAGAAAAACCTTTGTCCGGAAATACGAGTCCGTAGAAAACGAATTCAAAAATATTGAAGATTATCAATATCTGCTCCGTGCGCTGATTCAGAAAGACGGGCTGAAAAACTATAAAGATTATTCTTCCGTTCTGAATGACCTGAACAAAAAACGGAACCTTCTGGCCTACAGCTGGTATTATTATGATAACAACAGTACAGGAAAGCCAGAGACCAATAGTCCTTTAACGGATATTTTCAGAAAAGCGGACAATGCAGACCGATCCATTACCATAAAAAACAACAGACCCGGGCATTTTAAAGACCTTCTGGTCACCCGTAAAGACAGCATGTACTGGATAAGCTATGATTCTCTTGCGCTGACAGGTAAAAACAGGCTGTATTATGGCTCTGCAGTGAGTTTAGATGATCTCCATCAGTACTTTATCAATGTAGATAAAAATTCTAATACGTATGCTTATGTTTTTACAAAAGAAGGCATCTGTATTACCCATCCTGAGAAGAAATATCTTGGGAAAAGTATTTTTGAATTTACAGATATTAAACCTAAAGATACTTTGTGTAGTACGGCTAAATCTGGATATACTCAGGGAACTGCCATTTCAGAATACCTTGGAGTAGAAGTAACCCGGTTTATCAAGCCGTTGAAAACAGATAATTTTGAAGGATACACCGTTGTTAATCATGTTAACTTCATCATCGATGAAAATATTTATAAGGTAAAAGCTTATACCACCTATATTTTCCTGGCGGCATTGTTTCTTATTGTCACTGTGTTTATTCTGTTTCAGAGATCTGTTAGGATAGCCTATAAGGAAAAAGAAAAAATACAGTCTGAAAAAAACCTGCTGCTGATTGAAAATGAGAAAATGCATAAAGCAGAAGTGTTGAACCAGCTTCGGCAGCTGAAAAATAATATCAATCCGCATTTTCTTTTCAATTCATTGAATTCCCTGTATATGCTGATCGGGATTAATAAAGATAGCGCACAGAAATTCACCATGAACCTTTCCAGGATCTACAGGTATCTTATTGTGCCTCCAAAAGAAAACAGGGTTCCCGTTGAGCAGGAAATTAATTTTATCCGGCAGTATATGGAACTTTTGAAAAGCAGGTTTGAAGAAGAGCTGACTTTTGAACTGAAGATTAATGCTCCGGAAAGCTTAGAAAAAAAGATTCCTTATTTATCCCTTCAGATCGTAACGGAGAATGCGATAAAACATAATATAGCTACCATAGATCATCCTCTGGAAATCATGATTATCGTTGAAGAAGAGGCGGTTATTGTAAAGAATACTTGGCAGCCGAAAACAGAGCCCGTAGAGGGCGAAAAGTTTGGGATTGATTATTTGAATCAAATTTATGATTATTTTAGGATTAATTCTCTTAATATTTCAGTTGATGGTGAATATTTCGTATGTTTTTTGCCTTTAATGAAGTGA